The following is a genomic window from Neodiprion lecontei isolate iyNeoLeco1 chromosome 4, iyNeoLeco1.1, whole genome shotgun sequence.
GCCATTGTATACTCACTAGTTTATCTAAGAGTATAATACAAGCTCTAGTGCTAAACATTAGATAAACGCTGTACAGTGTAAACACTTCTTTCAAAAATCACACAGAGCCCCGTCAGTTTTAAAATAATGTTGAATATAAGTTTGgagttataaataaaatgaagccTGACTGTTTTTACTATCATTTAGCACTGTTTGATTACACTCCAAGGCTCATCTAAGAGAAGGACATTAATTCAAGTGTAATTTAAAACCAGGTGCCTCCAAGGGGGTGGATCAGGGGGGGGAGGCAAGGGGGCTGGTTACGGACGACTGTGACCCCTCTTCCTGCCCCCCTCGTTCCCCTCATCGTCATCACCTCGCCGAACTTCTGTGTATCGTTCACCTTTTACACTCACGATCTTATTATCCAAATAGCGGACCAGTTTCTTCGGCTCTGTCTTAGGAGCCACTGGGCGATGTTCGCGTACAGCATTGTCACGATCCACGTAGCTATAGCGAGCAATTATGCGCGATTTCAACTCTTCATCATTCACTCTTGCCTTAGTACGAACGCTTGGCTGTAAAAAACCTTGAGTTAGATTTAGATAAAACCTTACTATCTCCATTAATGTTTACACTTTCCCGAATAAAGTGGGTTGCGAATTTCATGTTAAGCTGGTAAATTGTATCTCGATAGATTTATTCATAGAAATAATATGGCGAGACTTACGTACCGTGAGGAAAGTAAGATTGCCAACTAGACTCTGGCCTGCTTCTTGTCTATGCAACGCGAGCTGAGCTGCTTTCGCTATATCACCACCTGCTACGGCTAAGCAATGTCGTGCTTCGGCTGGACTCGCTCCTGGAAACATTTCTTGGAGAAGAGCAACCTGATGCCACGTTGATTCCTGCTACATCACAAATAAGCATTCATCAGTGTTAAATATGGAACACAGTAAAATCTGATAGATTCCATGAAAATCCGAGGTTTTGCTGTAgaggataataattatttggtAGACAAAGTTAtactaaaaaaatacaacgaaaAGATCCTTTTCACCTTTTCAGGTTCACTTACTTCGGCAAAATATTCACCGCTAGAATCACTACCAGCATCGCTTGTTTCGGATAAATGGTGCACCCTGATCCTCTGAGCTTCAGGAGGCAAAAACGCTGTCAAACTGATATGACTCAATGGATCATGAGATTGAGGGTCCTCGTCCGGTTTGCTTCCCTGTCTGAGCTCACTCTCTATTTCCAACAGCCATTTGGATACTGCCTCTTTGTCAATAGTTGAAAACTCCGGAAGACAAGCAGATACCATTTCGCACAATCCTTCAACATCTAAATTCTCCTCGAGAGCATCTTCCTCAACCATGCTCACAACATAGCTGAGAACTATGTCATCTATCAAgctaaaaaaatgatttcccTTATTTATGGCCGTCAACAATACATGGAAAATGACTACATACAACGTGCTTCAAGATTAAACAAGGAAATTATTAACAGCTACTATCATTTTTACCTCTGTTTGTGCTGAGAGCTAAAATTGTAATGTATTGTAGATTCATTCTATACGTGTTTCCtcaacaaaaatttgtaactcTAGCAAGATTAATTTTAATCCAATGGAGAGATAATCGgcgagatgaaaaattcaaacctaTATAGTTAGTATTAACAAGTGCCATATAAAACGTTAATTTATCACTGTAAAAAGTAACattcaaaaaattaccgtTTTTCTTTAGCTTTTCAGGAAGAAGACACGATGTAAAGTAATGTGATCAAATTTAAATTCTCACCTTAGTTGAGCAGTGGGAACCTGTTTCCTTACAAAGCTGAAAAGCGATTTCTTCACTAGCTCTTCCTTCTCATCCATTGTCCGATTCATTCTAAAGCAACAAAACAAACACACTCTTATTGTTGGTCAGTGATATTGTAGAACGTGATCAGTGAAGGATAGATAGGTTAAgtaaagtgaaaagaaaaaagtacaGAAATTAGGTTCCTCGGCAGGGATAATGAAATTGGGAATTTATGCAgcttgttatttattttaaaagcTAACGAACTCGCCGTATATCGAGTTAAGGTTCGATTTCGCGATGTTGAAGCAGGTAAAAACGtcaaaaatgtagaaaaaaatgacagcTCTGTACAAGCATCGCCGGTCTTTTTTATGCTGAACAATAAACAGATGTGAAAAAATGGACATGAGGTTACAATATGTATTACTATTGCATATACTAACCTGCTGATGTCGGCTCAGCACAACTTCGTCTTATTTAATACTAAATaccgataaaaatttcgtatacAAACAACGTCTTGATATTTGACAGCTCGCTCCGTAGGAGGGGTGATACGCTACTATCGCCACCTGGCGTCCTGACAAATCGCAAGGCATCATGGAACCCGGGCCTCTTCAGATTCACAACCCTTTTCCAGGCCACCCCTGCAAAACAGATCAATACCTCACGGCCATGGTGGAATGCTCACGGCACTGACCAGCAAACTGGGTTTCCCATATGGGGCATACGCTATTCTAGCCACAGTGCAGGCGATGAAGACACAGATGCGAAATAGcacgattttatttatcatatgCGCGATCATAGCTTCTCGATTAAGAACAATTTATTGCATACGCTGTTGTATGTGTCacgaaatttaattattactgCATCATCTATATACTACGTACTTTTATTGATGgaacatatttcatttttgttgGCCGCAACTTGTGATTCTAAGGAATGTACACGCGTCACAATCAGAATAACCAAGAATACGTCGCAGTAAAAGGATCGTATTTTTCAATGCCCTGTTTAACAGATTTTTTGTAGCCTTCAAAATGGTCATTGTCCAAAACGCTACTTAACAACGTAAACAAATTAATTATGCATTCGGCTTACCAAAGAAGGATAAAGGGTGTGGACTTATACTGCTCCTCATTAATCTCAATAAATGCTGACCTAACTATTTTTAGTGAAATGCGTTGCTACCATCAACGTTTCTGCATCCAGCTATTTTTGAAAGACGGTAATTCCAAAAAAGATGCTCTGCTTATTTTTGAACTCGGAGAACCAGGTTTACTAGATTAATAGAACATATATTTCTGTCATCGATTTGCTTGAGCTGATACGAAATTTCCGAATGCATTCatatattgaaattaataagtCGATAGTGGCGTGTGTAATGTGTAGAGCATATTTTATCATTGCAGTTATGAACTggttacgtttttttttttttttttattttattacggcTGAACCgatttaatcaaatttatttatcggaAATCTAAACCGATATACATTTTACTACGGTCTTGAGTGATTACGGTTAGATCGTTCAGAATTTAGAGATTGCACAAAGCAAATGGTAAAAAGGAAAAGTAGCGTGAACGTGGAAAATCAAGTGTATTATGACATAATGATCGTTTATTTATAAGACTTTTGCGTTATCCATATTTCTTGAAATATACACAACaggtaggtacgtacatagcttttatttttattaccttACGAACGATAAGACATTCTGTGacacaaatttcaaacgtcgatacatacatataaatacgtaCTGCCgtcgtatgtacgtatacgaATTGTCTTCCTtttgcatatacatatacaccgGAATTCATCACCAATTATTTCCAAGGAGTCCGTGATGTGCATATTGAATAATAACTTAATTCATACTTATAACTAGTAATGTATACTATCATCAACTAATACGTAATTTTAATATGATATAAAATGTGGCAACATTACAGGCTTCTTCTAATATTTGGATTTACCTTAGTTTTCTTTAAAACTCCACTCTGAATGAGTAATAATCTTTGTATAATGACTGAATGCATACTTATCGTTACGACTAAATTGTATAAATGCATCGATTAAATCATAGATGTAGCAACAAATTGCATATTAAACaaacataaaatcaaaaaatcacgtaaaaaatatttaaataaaacaaaaataaaataacaattttagaATACTTTTTGGTGTCAGTAGAATCGTGTACAAATTCGTAAACATGTTCTTATAGCCACGCGACAAATATGAAACAAATGTGCGCATTCCAGTTGATTCAAATCCGGTATGAATAAATTGGTTGTAGATAAAgtagagaaagagaggtaTTCGCAGTCCTCCGCGATGAGATTTGTCAAACGAACAAGGTCATCTATCGTGATCAGTGATTAGCGTTTCCAACCAGACTAAACCATACTGAGCAGTGATTAATACTGCTAATGTACAGACCAGcgtaattttacaatttctcgGCGTTCGGCTCGCAAGATTTAACAAAAACACATTTAATTATGTCATATTATTATCTCCCGGGAGTTTTTCTGAATAGTTGTCGTCCTCAATTTCGTCATCGGGATCTCTACTCCGATCCGGTGATTCATCTTTGTCGTTCAACTCGTGTATGTCATCCCCATCATCTccgtcgtcttcgtcttctccATCTTCCCCGTCGTGGTCCGGATCCTGTTCGTGCTCGTTTTCGTGATCATCTAAAATATCTTGTTCCTGTTCCAAAAAGTCCGTTGGTACGAATTCCATTTGTTCTTCGCTATCGTTGAGATCAGGCGGACCTGGTATCTCACAAAAATTCAGATCTCGGTCCGTGCTACTCCGCTCCCGATCACCTTCCGGATCTTCCTCCTCGTGAAAGTCATCCAAGTTCCCATATCGTGCAGGAGATGACGAGCGGTTGTCGTGACCATCGGGAAACATTTCCGTGGGACTTAAAGGTATATCTAAAGGTTCAAGTTTCACTGTCACTGTCGGAGAAACAGGGCTCTGGGGACGCTGCAAGCGAATTTTCGTGAACGGTTTGCTTGGTTCGTTTGATTCTGAAGGGCGACGTTTCTGAGTACGTTTCTGAGCAGTTATCACATTGGCAGTATTGGGAGGTTGGCTTTTGGCTTCTTTGGTTTCTGATGAGGTTCGCTGAATTATTGGTTGAGACGTCGACGGCTTTGATTGCGGGATTAACATCGGTGGCTTTGTACTCTGcgggataaaaattgaaatatcacaTTGGGTTTTTCAGAAGCTGCCATTCAATGACAAGATCCAACTTTTCATCGACAACTACAAAGTGAGTGGGTGCGTATCTAATATTTGTGTAACAGCAATGACTGAAGAGGAATAGGAAATACCTGCGAGGATGGACTGGGACCAGCCAGTCCTTTGACCTGCAGCGCTTCGGCGGCATTCAATAGTTGCGGTAACTTGTCATGGGCGACGTTTACCTCGCCCCTGTACATGAATCTGACTAGTGCCTCAACTTCCCAAAATTTGATATCTTTCATGAGGATAATTGGATGCTGGCAAGGATTTTCACGCAGAAGATCAGCGAGGTAATCGCTACAGGTGGACAAAATCATTTTGTGACACTTCAGAGATCGACCCTCACAAGCTAAAGTGACATCGACGAATTGCTCAGTATCTAACAGAGAGGGAAAACTATTCTGCATATTACTGTGGTAACTATTCCATCGCAGACAAACCTGAAATAAGTTTAAATGGCATTGTAATTTCCAAAAGCATCGATTTTCTTCTTATCAACATAAATTTGTAACTCATATACTAACCTCAGTTGGTTGTTGCGGTACAGTGGTTTGAGGAATTACACTGGGTGGTTGACGGGGTGCCATTTTTATGGTGGTTGGAGCAACGTGTTTCACCTTAAGGGGAATGGTTTTAAGGACTAAAGTCTTtggttgttgttgctgttgcaaCGGCAGCTGGAGTTGTTGtcgctgttgctgctgctgctgctgctgtggctgctgttgttgctgttgcggatgatgttgctgttgttgttgggATTGCTGAAGGTGCTGAGAAGGTGCTGGCGCGATGGGTCTCGGCCTTATGAGCGATTGTCCTATCCTGATTGTTTTGCTGCCGGAACTAGCCTGCGTTGGCGTAGGAAGTACTGGAACAAGAATAAGGGTAGTGCACGTTATCACATCGATGTGTAACTGTTCGAATGGTTGCATTGATGATAAAATTGCATCAAAGTGAAGaagttaaaaataacaatttcgcGGTGTTGCTTGGGGCAGAAAATGTAGTATTGTCTAGCTGGTTTTGTTGAatgattctgaaatttttgttcaaagaAATTCAAGTTGCTGGAACAATCTATGAAAGAGACTACACGCTACAAGGTCGATCCGAAAGGTTGGAATAGCATTCTTACAAGGTCGGAGATGAGACTGAAGAAGACCTTCCCAATCTCTCGGTATCATTAGCTGCTCATTGCCGCGAGCGTTAGTGGGGTCAGTGGGAGCGAAGTGGTTCTCAAGGGTGGAATCCTTGTTCAAAAGGATGTCCAGAACAGCCCTGGAAGTCGGGGTTCTACCCGGCTTGCTCGTGTGTCTCGCCTCCCATTTCAGATAAGTCCACTTCTTTCTACAGTCGGATTCGCTCCGCTCAACACCGTCGGCCGCCGATACAGCTTTAGCTACGGATTGCCAAGCTTGGAGCCACCCACGCCCGTTCGCAACGCTCATTAATATCGCGTCCCGATACTGTCTCACCATCGCCAAGAGGGTCTCGACTTCGCGGGTAGAGAAATTCACTTTCCGCTGCTTAACGATACCCGGGAACTTCTGCGACACCGGCGACGATTTGTAATTCGGAAAGGAAGAAGCTGCTGCTGTCGGATGCATCGTGTTCATTGGTAACCTTCCGTTTAACCTTCCACCAGGTCCCTGCAGGTCTCCTCCGCGAAGCAACGATAACGCGAACAAGCtgtgcaatttatttttttcatacgagCAAAGTTTTCATCAGTTTAGGGATGTTCGATTATGAATTGATCTTTTTGACGCGGAGAAATCGATCTTTGGTATAGATTCTTTTACTTGCTTCCGGGTTGCGGGTTCCGGGTTTTGGGACAACAGGACAatgaacaattttattatGCCGAGGGCACGTGAGAATGTTCAAGTGTGAGAAGGCCTAACTTAAATTGGCCAAAATTTGTGACCCTACTAAGACAATAATTATAGATTTGACACTGGCATCTTACATGCCTAATGGTGATGATTCGAAAATCAATGTACGACTGAGAGAGTCAAGGTAGAAAAGAAAGTGCACTTGATTCTATCTCCCATTCTAAACGTATTGTAGGATTTGGATGTTGTTTATTCGTTGAGCTTTAGGTTTCGATCATTCGCTTACTTTAGAGTTTGGCTTTTTTGGAACACGTGACATGAACAGATCGGTTTTATCAAGATCGGTTTTTTACCTTTAGATATTTAGTAGAATCGGATTGGTCCAgagatcgatttttttttacaaaagatCGAACATCCCTAAATTAGGTATAAAGTGAATTGTTTTATTCAACGGAAGAATCGTACAACATAAGATTTGATTTCGTGGTTGTATTCCTCTTTGCACGGTTAACCAAGTTTTGCAACAAGTCGATTGAACAAATATTCTTTCACGTGGATAAATCACTATTTTGCAAGATGATTCTGAATCCGTACCGTTAAATATTTACTCAAACAATCACATGCAATTTTCGACTAATAATCGAACGATTCATAGCTCAAAGGGGAAATTATAACTCGTATAATGCAACGATCATTTCGtggagttgaaaattttattaactcATGACTATTCTCGAAAAGTTTTGACTCTAAGTTTACAACTTCCAGTCAAATGCAACtctcttgaatatttttttttactgcacCTGTTTGAATAAAGTACATATCACGGGTTGGGTACAAATTTTAATACACGTAATACATAAgtctatattttttattcccccAATTGCGAATGCACTTACTTGGTCGTTTCatagtttaaaataaataattaagttCTGCAAGCCATGCTgcagaaaattacaaaatatcagGTATAAATactataataaatattttcttattctttgaataaaagacagaaaatgaaaatgcaatCATTGTCTCCGAGGCTTTGAGGAGGACGTAAGAATACAaaaacagattttcttttcgccTGCTCTCTAGCTCTCCAGTATTATACATGAGTTATTTTCAGAGGCACGCGGCATAAGCAGCATCCGCGTTATATCTGAGATTCAACGTTCTTTCCCACACGTCGCGTTGCTCTGAACACACACGTACGTATACTAACGTGCGTAtacgtaattattttaatataataaacagACAGGCGTAGGCGGGttagaatgttttttttgtttttatttattgtacaaCCAACCCTTTGACATTTCAATGTTATACagatatttgtttgtttgtttttttttttttggtcattaTTTCTGTCATCGAAAAACAGCGGCAACGATTGAATATATACTAATTTTAACGACTCCGACATCGTGTTATGTACAACGTACATACTTTAGACATAATATACGTGTTGTTTGCGCAATATCTCGAGGCTGAATTGACCTAGGTTATAGAAGAAATTAAAGTCGCGTTGCAGGAATACAGCCACTAACCAAACTCGTCGCAACGATACCTCTCCAtgtcgatatatatatatataatatgtatatatatatatgtatgtgtgtgtgtgtatatgcaGAAAGAGGCGCGAAGTTACGCGGGCGTTTGGCGATAAAAAACGAtaggaaaaaatatcgacGCTACAGAAATTGCGTATGCACACAAAGAAACGTCGTTACCAGTCACCACACGCTCACTTTTGCACCGCACGACGACGCCTCGCTTATTAATGTATGGTATCGTATCGTATTATATTATgttatgttatattatattatattatattatatcatcCGTGTGTAAGATAAGTTTTTATCGACGACGTCTAATCACCCGCAATTGCTACGACAATTCCCAATCAGCGACAGATCTGCGCCAGTCGAACACGCGAGTCGTACTACTTGGCCGTCGACGTCCCTCTTTTCAAGTGCAGCGAGGGCAGCAACGAAAGCCCAGAGAAAGCTACGGGGTTGCTGCACTGCGCACGTTCAGTCCCACCCACCCCCGCTTTTCACTCGCCTCAATACCGAGATACGCTTCCGATGAGAACCGACTTTTTCCCATTTCTCTTTATCCCCGTCTTTTCCCTCATCGGCGTATTATACGAAGATTATATAGGGCGGCCTTGTTCGATTTAACGATGTACTTATATCGTAGCCGTACGAATTCTGCTGCAAAATCGTGTAAGTGTACGAATGAAAAACGTATAGTCTCGTCACAGAATCAACCTTGCTTGTCTCTTGAGTGTGGCGTTTTTGTCGCTTTAAATTTAGTTTTGCTCTACACGGCGATCGAGACTCAAGTACctattatattttgttatcCAGGAGTGCGGCTTGTTTAACAAGAGGTATGAAAACTGTAATGCAGTCAAACTAAGACTTACGGTATACAGGCCACTGAACAACAATCAGTATAACTATGTGATTGTCGACTTCCTGTTAACCCGGAAACACAGTTTTATCACAGGACATATATGTGATATAAGCATAGCCGCAAAGTACGCCACTGGACCAAAGCGTATATTGTGATAATTATTCGCACATTTAAATTAATCGCAATTTGAGCGATGTAGGGAAAAAGGTAAATTCGAAAAGGTCAATTGAATTAATATTaacataataattttatacttcAAGTTGcagaagaattattttcaaaatttcaacaaaacatGGTACTATtttcaccatattttttttccttcaattcaCACATTGTAATTGTTAGTAACTGTgtcgaacgaaaaaaatatataatacacgcaATTTTTTGTCTCATGGAATTGATCCTGCGTATTACATGAAGTACGAACATACGCAAACGTACAATACTTCAATTATCGGAGAAAATTTATAGCCTACACGATACCGCGTATAAGTATACGCACATGTATGCGTTTATAAAAGAACAGGAAGTTTTTTAATATCGCCTAATTTCATAGGTCAAGTTTATTCTTATGCGTAGCTTGTAAAGCGttcatctttatttttcaaaccaatatttttcaaagatatATGATAACGTAAATGAGAATTCATCGACCCTCTCTCTGGAATATTGCATGGCCGGGTGAGTAGAAGGAATTAAAAGCGCGGACGGACGGAGAGGtcggggaggggggaggaggacGAGGGGAAGCGCGAGATCAGGACTTTCAGCCGTCATTTTTCGAGGAAGTGAAGCGGTTCGAAGGCctttgttgatattttttgcaaTACGAGGGGGAAAGAcagagggggagagagagagagagaaagagagaggcgCCTGGCGCATATTCATAAAGCGATATATAAACGAGTAATTTCGAGCGGAGGCACCGCCCTTCGGTCCCCCTCCTATATAGCTGCTAggtacaataattaaattttcaaacttcccCTCCGATACAGATATGCTCGGTTGAGACGACGCGGTGGAGAAGTGACGGGGGGTGTGGCGCGAGGTgggaggggggtgggggagggtTGGGTCCGCGACGCCCCCACTAGCCTCActaatttatacatttttttaaattattgattaAAAGACGCGAAAACCAACCCCCCTCGCTCCCCGACGACTCCCACTTCTTCTACGCCGCCATGTTTCACCTCTGTTGTCTGGGCTTCCTGTGCGGCTGTAATATGCCGCAAGGGTTCAACaatactctttttttttatcctgtaTCATACAACGAggctaaaaaatttcatccttTCTACGTGTATTTGATTATTCATGTAGGCGGTATGTGTGTGAATTTGTATAATCCTCGATCATCAGTCTTACAGACACCCTCGTCGTCGTTTTACTCTGCctggtatttttatttttttatttgatttttttatttatttaaaatatgaacggatgaaaagttcAAGTcacagaaataaataaatttggtaGAATCGTTGATGATGCATTGagagatgaaatttattatggCTGTAGAATCGTCAATACAAGCGTTGAACTTTTTCGCGCTTCGATttttaaactgaaaatttaaattcgttatATCTCGAAAATTCAGTGCAATCGATAAgtgaaggagagagaaaaaaaaacggaaccTCATTTTAGTTTCTAGCGACAATgtgtctaaaaaaaatttctcaactttgACGAAGCTGGTGCAAAATTGAAATCCGTACAGCCAACTGTCAATGGATCATCGCTATGAGATTTTTACAAGGTTGGGTGGAATTTGCGGGGCTACAAGATACGACGGACGGCAagatgtgagaaaatttaaatctaTAGAACGCAGGGAAGATGCACGAAAAGAGGTTTTTCGTCTTTGACCTATTACTTTTCTTTCCGTGATAAAAATTAAGGTCAATGTAAGCGATAAGCAATTTTTGTCGTTCTGCTACACGCCCATTCGCTGTATCGGAGGATCGTTGATAACCTTAGCCCTCGTGCTTTATTACGCCTGTAAGTTCGTAGTGCGTGTTCCTGTTAAAATTCTAATAATTCTCGTTTAGGTCGTCTATATAATTCGAGTTCCAAAAGTATTCGCGTAGAAGTGCGCTCACCACGGTTTGCGCTAGgcttttttgggcgaaaacaGTGTAGAATTGTAGATTGATGCGTAATTTAGATAGCGAGAAAAAGTTCAAAACTGCAGTCTTTAATCCTGTTCTGTATAATACGTATTAACAGGATCGAAGGGATTTCTTATTTGTCGACAAGTGCTGAATATTATAGATGAGAATTACGAATATGCGTTCTCTTCAGATTCGAGGGGAATAAAATATTCCGGCAAAATGAGCTTCGTTGAAGACGCCGCTGCAGCAGTTCGTAATCGGTGTATTTCCCAACCCGTCCAGCTGCGGCGTTACGTCAAATGAGCCGCAAGACCGTCGAACAACGAAGCTCTCGTCGGCCAGACGGTTGGTATATgacgaattaaaaaatttccctttATCCAGCCAGTGCAGAAGGCCTGTGCCTCATTCGTATAACAGCTGCCGTTCTGACCTGAACTCTGCATAATTACGAGCAGCCGCGAGGACTCGCAGGATTAACGGCTCACGAGTATTATAAGCCAAATTGCAATTAAGAGGAAAAGTAAAATTTGATCGATAAACGAAGCGAGCTCTCCTCGGTTCATTATACTTCCTAGAGGTTGTCTCGTCACATTCATGGTCTGCAAAGTGCGTTTGGAGGTGTATGTTTTATTGTCGCAGAATCGCAAGGCACGCGCAATGTTACGTATTTGTGGGCCGTGTCCTGCGACCAGCTCGCAAAGTTAACTTGCGTGAACCTGTAGGTACTGGCTGCATCGCATTTAATTGCGCGATTAAAAAAGATAGAATAAATATTTGCAAGCTCGATTACCCCGCGTGTTTATACGCGGTGTAAGGAAACAGTAAATGCACTTTGTCGAAGGCGTGTTCAACGGTATTAGTCTATCTCACGTAGTATTACTCGTGATGTTGACGGTACGAGTGAATTTTCCTTGCCGGatataaatgaaacaaaaatagcATAGAAAAGGTATACCGAATATAcattttacatgaaattagaaaatgcACAAAATGGGAATAAAGCATTGGATGATGTAGAATCGTGTTTCTCATTACCGTGATACCGTCTCCCGATAAGTCGTCCTCCGTGATGAACCCGCAAATGTCGATGCAAATTGGTGGTCCCGCACTGTCGGGGATTGGCGCCCCCTCTGACGACAACGGCACCGCATATACGGCACTGGGCTCTGAGAGGGTCGTTCAGGCAGAGATCGAAGTGGGCCCAAACGGCGCTGGGATTCGCCATGGCCCTGAGACTTCGAGAATGGGATCTAACCCGGCTGCTCGAGTGCCCGGAGGAAAATGCGGAGGTTGTCACG
Proteins encoded in this region:
- the LOC107224399 gene encoding CUE domain-containing protein 2 isoform X2, translating into MNRTMDEKEELVKKSLFSFVRKQVPTAQLSLIDDIVLSYVVSMVEEDALEENLDVEGLCEMVSACLPEFSTIDKEAVSKWLLEIESELRQGSKPDEDPQSHDPLSHISLTAFLPPEAQRIRVHHLSETSDAGSDSSGEYFAEESTWHQVALLQEMFPGASPAEARHCLAVAGGDIAKAAQLALHRQEAGQSLVGNLTFLTPSVRTKARVNDEELKSRIIARYSYVDRDNAVREHRPVAPKTEPKKLVRYLDNKIVSVKGERYTEVRRGDDDEGNEGGRKRGHSRP
- the LOC107224399 gene encoding CUE domain-containing protein 2 isoform X1, which encodes MNRTMDEKEELVKKSLFSFVRKQVPTAQLSLIDDIVLSYVVSMVEEDALEENLDVEGLCEMVSACLPEFSTIDKEAVSKWLLEIESELRQGSKPDEDPQSHDPLSHISLTAFLPPEAQRIRVHHLSETSDAGSDSSGEYFAEQESTWHQVALLQEMFPGASPAEARHCLAVAGGDIAKAAQLALHRQEAGQSLVGNLTFLTPSVRTKARVNDEELKSRIIARYSYVDRDNAVREHRPVAPKTEPKKLVRYLDNKIVSVKGERYTEVRRGDDDEGNEGGRKRGHSRP
- the LOC107224404 gene encoding general transcriptional corepressor CYC8; this translates as MLAQTGCTSKINANSDAKEQKAETSSMIKMEELLNEDDSNIAEVVLSNKGGPKVIHRGFMYTLHKKQPNTIRWRCVGRTLHCRGSLITTGDCKKPRIRMQHNHSPDFAAAQLARKRYIALGQPPVLSDDEPRTRMVQSGNLKPSDFVSWTDWQIQNQLQLQCPMLPILPNDVETKRITRSTSRNNSEFELVSDWQGGDQSEGQFLPGLQKVLPTPTQASSGSKTIRIGQSLIRPRPIAPAPSQHLQQSQQQQQHHPQQQQQQPQQQQQQQQRQQLQLPLQQQQQPKTLVLKTIPLKVKHVAPTTIKMAPRQPPSVIPQTTVPQQPTEVCLRWNSYHSNMQNSFPSLLDTEQFVDVTLACEGRSLKCHKMILSTCSDYLADLLRENPCQHPIILMKDIKFWEVEALVRFMYRGEVNVAHDKLPQLLNAAEALQVKGLAGPSPSSQSTKPPMLIPQSKPSTSQPIIQRTSSETKEAKSQPPNTANVITAQKRTQKRRPSESNEPSKPFTKIRLQRPQSPVSPTVTVKLEPLDIPLSPTEMFPDGHDNRSSSPARYGNLDDFHEEEDPEGDRERSSTDRDLNFCEIPGPPDLNDSEEQMEFVPTDFLEQEQDILDDHENEHEQDPDHDGEDGEDEDDGDDGDDIHELNDKDESPDRSRDPDDEIEDDNYSEKLPGDNNMT